A single genomic interval of Psychroserpens sp. NJDZ02 harbors:
- a CDS encoding DUF2061 domain-containing protein, giving the protein MGNVINSQVRLEREEVSTSENIKRSLVKTISWRAVGTITTVVISYVITGTIALAFSIGGIELVSKMVLYFFHERAWEKIKWGK; this is encoded by the coding sequence ATGGGAAACGTGATAAATTCGCAAGTAAGGTTGGAGAGAGAAGAGGTTTCAACTTCAGAAAATATTAAAAGGAGTTTAGTTAAAACGATAAGTTGGAGAGCAGTTGGTACTATTACAACAGTAGTAATCTCTTATGTAATTACTGGTACAATAGCTTTAGCTTTTTCGATTGGAGGAATAGAATTAGTCTCTAAAATGGTATTATACTTCTTTCATGAACGTGCTTGGGAAAAAATTAAATGGGGAAAATAA
- the epsC gene encoding serine O-acetyltransferase EpsC: MQETLQIPFRFKEKVEDLAKELFYCALEVHDKQEELLKNIKTAFFYVSEALDCGLCNTKWEQFIAEIKALKPKLQLDAEAAYNSDPAAKSVKEVYLAYPGFYAIAMYRISHILWQLGIPILPRMISEYSHGVTGTDIHPGATIGHSFFIDHATGVVIGETAVIHNNVIIYQGVTLGGIKVEKELGNTKRHPTIKNNVTIYANATILGGDVVIGEGSIIGANVWITKSIPESSLVTYKSDIKISKR; this comes from the coding sequence ATGCAGGAGACATTGCAAATTCCATTTAGGTTTAAAGAAAAAGTTGAAGATCTTGCAAAAGAGTTATTCTATTGTGCATTAGAGGTGCATGATAAACAAGAGGAGCTTTTAAAAAATATTAAAACGGCTTTCTTTTATGTTTCGGAAGCTCTGGATTGTGGGCTTTGTAATACCAAATGGGAACAATTTATTGCTGAAATAAAAGCTTTAAAACCAAAATTGCAACTAGATGCTGAAGCAGCTTATAATAGTGATCCAGCAGCAAAAAGTGTTAAAGAAGTCTACTTAGCATATCCAGGGTTTTATGCGATTGCTATGTATCGTATTAGTCATATTTTATGGCAATTAGGTATTCCAATATTACCAAGAATGATTTCTGAGTATTCCCATGGTGTCACCGGTACAGATATTCACCCAGGTGCAACTATTGGTCATTCTTTTTTTATAGATCATGCGACAGGTGTAGTTATAGGAGAAACAGCTGTGATACATAATAATGTTATTATTTATCAAGGAGTTACTTTAGGAGGAATTAAAGTTGAAAAGGAACTAGGAAATACCAAAAGACATCCAACTATTAAAAATAATGTTACTATTTATGCAAATGCAACAATTTTAGGAGGAGATGTGGTCATTGGCGAAGGCAGTATTATTGGTGCTAATGTATGGATTACTAAGTCTATTCCAGAAAGCTCATTAGTCACTTATAAGTCAGATATAAAAATAAGTAAAAGATAA
- the cysM gene encoding cysteine synthase CysM, which translates to MSILDQIGNTPLVEVSHLVSKPNVKLYLKLEGNNPGGSVKDRPAYNMIAEAVKRGDIKKGGHLVEATSGNTGIALAYVASLFGIKISLVMPENSTVERVKTMRAYGAEVILTSADKGIEGSRDIAFQMRDDKGYLLLNQFENDDNWKAHYKTTGPEIWRDTKGEVTHFVSAMGTTGTIMGTSTFLKEQNKNIQIIGAQPADGARIPGIRKWSPDYVPSIFNPSKVDQVIEVSQEEATIMTRRLAKEEGVLAGMSSGGSVATALKLIETIDQGVIVAIICDRGDRYLSSNLFE; encoded by the coding sequence ATGAGTATTTTAGATCAAATAGGAAATACACCTTTAGTGGAAGTGTCGCATTTGGTGTCTAAACCAAACGTGAAATTGTATCTAAAATTAGAAGGTAATAATCCTGGCGGAAGCGTTAAAGATAGACCTGCGTATAATATGATTGCCGAGGCAGTCAAACGCGGTGATATTAAAAAAGGAGGTCATTTAGTAGAAGCGACTAGTGGAAACACAGGTATTGCTTTGGCCTATGTGGCTAGTTTATTTGGGATAAAAATATCCTTAGTGATGCCTGAAAATTCTACTGTAGAGCGTGTTAAAACGATGCGTGCTTATGGCGCTGAGGTTATATTGACTAGTGCAGATAAAGGTATTGAGGGATCTAGAGATATTGCTTTTCAAATGCGAGACGATAAAGGGTATTTATTGTTAAATCAGTTTGAGAATGACGATAACTGGAAAGCGCATTATAAGACTACTGGACCAGAAATTTGGAGAGATACAAAAGGAGAAGTTACCCATTTTGTATCTGCAATGGGAACGACAGGGACCATTATGGGAACATCAACGTTTTTAAAAGAACAAAATAAAAATATTCAAATTATTGGGGCACAACCAGCAGATGGCGCAAGAATACCTGGGATTAGAAAATGGTCTCCAGACTACGTGCCTAGTATTTTTAATCCTTCTAAAGTGGATCAAGTAATAGAAGTTAGTCAAGAAGAAGCCACAATTATGACAAGACGCTTAGCTAAAGAAGAAGGTGTTTTAGCTGGAATGAGCAGTGGAGGATCGGTTGCTACTGCCTTAAAATTGATTGAAACCATAGATCAAGGTGTTATTGTTGCTATAATTTGTGATAGAGGTGATCGTTATTTGTCTTCTAATCTTTTTGAATAG
- the metF gene encoding methylenetetrahydrofolate reductase [NAD(P)H], with amino-acid sequence MKVTEHITKGEGKTQFSFEILPPLKGQHIQSVFDNIDPLMEFKPPFIDVTYHREEYVYKDLGDGLLKKQVVKKRPGTVGICAAIQNKYNVDAIPHILCGGFSKEDTENFLIDLDFLNIENVMALRGDAVKTETYFTPEKDGNVFASDLVKQVSELNHAKYLDEGLLNCSATDFCIGVGAYPEKHMEAPSLDSDIHFLKKKINNGAEYIVTQMFFDNEKYFQFVDKCRAEGITVPIIPGLKPISTRKQLNIIPHRFHVDLPEALIKAIIKCKTNAEVRQVGVEWCIQQSQELKKSGLPLLHYYSMGKSDNIKAIAEAIF; translated from the coding sequence ATGAAAGTAACAGAACACATCACAAAGGGGGAAGGGAAAACACAATTTTCTTTCGAGATTTTACCACCATTAAAAGGGCAACACATACAGTCGGTTTTTGATAATATTGATCCGTTAATGGAGTTTAAACCTCCATTTATTGATGTGACTTATCATCGGGAGGAGTATGTCTATAAGGATTTGGGTGACGGTTTACTTAAAAAACAAGTGGTCAAAAAGCGTCCTGGAACAGTCGGTATTTGTGCTGCAATTCAGAATAAATATAATGTGGATGCTATTCCACATATTTTGTGTGGTGGTTTTAGTAAAGAAGATACAGAGAATTTTTTAATCGATTTAGATTTTCTAAACATTGAGAACGTGATGGCTTTGCGAGGAGATGCTGTGAAAACAGAAACTTATTTTACACCAGAAAAAGATGGGAATGTTTTTGCTAGTGACTTGGTTAAACAGGTTTCGGAACTTAATCATGCTAAGTATTTAGATGAGGGTTTACTTAATTGTAGCGCTACAGATTTTTGTATCGGTGTGGGTGCCTATCCCGAAAAACATATGGAAGCACCAAGTTTAGATAGTGATATTCATTTTCTTAAAAAGAAGATTAATAATGGAGCCGAATATATCGTGACACAAATGTTTTTTGATAACGAGAAGTATTTTCAGTTTGTTGATAAGTGCAGGGCAGAAGGTATTACAGTGCCTATTATTCCAGGTTTAAAACCTATTTCTACAAGAAAACAACTAAATATTATTCCGCATCGTTTTCATGTCGATTTACCTGAAGCTTTAATTAAGGCTATTATTAAGTGTAAAACGAATGCAGAAGTCAGGCAAGTGGGTGTCGAATGGTGTATACAACAGTCTCAAGAACTTAAAAAATCGGGTCTCCCGTTATTACATTATTATTCTATGGGAAAAAGTGATAATATAAAAGCGATTGCTGAAGCTATTTTTTAG
- a CDS encoding RrF2 family transcriptional regulator: MLSKKTKYGIKALTFLAKQETHVPVRIATISESENISLKFLETILLSLRKSGFLGSKKGKGGGYYLLKDPKAIPMTEVMRVLEGPIAMVPCVSLNFYEKCQDCPEEDVCAVNKIMLKVRDSTLEIFRNTTLADLCN; this comes from the coding sequence ATGCTTTCTAAAAAAACAAAATACGGAATTAAGGCGCTTACTTTTCTTGCAAAACAAGAGACGCATGTGCCGGTTAGAATTGCTACCATTTCGGAAAGTGAAAATATTTCTTTAAAATTTTTAGAAACTATTTTATTATCGCTTCGTAAAAGTGGTTTTTTAGGCTCCAAGAAAGGTAAAGGCGGTGGATATTATCTACTGAAAGACCCAAAAGCTATTCCGATGACGGAAGTTATGAGAGTCTTGGAAGGGCCAATAGCTATGGTGCCTTGCGTAAGTTTAAACTTTTATGAAAAATGCCAAGACTGTCCAGAGGAAGACGTTTGTGCAGTCAATAAAATTATGCTTAAAGTACGAGATAGTACTTTAGAAATTTTTAGAAACACGACACTTGCGGATTTGTGTAATTAA
- a CDS encoding HEPN domain-containing protein, with amino-acid sequence MQSFRTEIENPLVQKDIIELANKIELFNNGKIDEEKFRSLRLARGVYGQRQDGVQMIRIKLPYGKVLSNQLRRIAEVSDKYSRSRLHITTRQDIQIHYVDLNRTPELWAELERDNVTLREACGNAVRNVTASETAGIDINEPFDVSPYADAVFKFFLRNPICQEMGRKFKVSFSGTDEDTGLSYMHDLGFIAKIKNGVKGFKVMLGGGLGSQPRHADLFYTFLASDKIIPLMEGVLRVFDRYGERKSRAKARLKFLIKDIGLEAFKVLVEEEQNAIAFKTVTIDEANYTTSIPVSVSVPKVILKDQVAFDLWKATNVIPQKQDGYFAIGIKVLLGDFYTDKARLLADLVEQYAAGEIRLSLRQNIVIPFVKAELLTFFYTELEKLGFTEIGYNKAVDITACPGTDTCNLGISSSTGIAEELERVIKTEYPSYLENEDLVIKISGCMNACGQHNMANIGFQGMSIRTKDKLVAPALQVLLGGGNFGNGNASFADKVVKVPSRRGPEALRRILNDYEANGKGLVFSEYYKVNGEKYFYDLLKDLSNVDNLTQEDFIDWGTEEAYVKAIGIGECAGVVIDLIATLFLESDEKIEEAKQSFDNKVYSGAIYEAYRSMVNSAKAILISEDIKTNTQAGIISDFETLFIDTKKIDLEVSFADLIYQIKVFPPTEAFAARYIENAEQFLEKVRGFREKTVAAV; translated from the coding sequence ATGCAAAGCTTTAGAACCGAAATTGAGAACCCTTTAGTACAAAAGGATATAATTGAATTAGCCAATAAGATTGAGCTATTTAATAACGGAAAAATTGATGAAGAAAAATTTAGAAGTTTACGTTTAGCACGTGGGGTTTATGGGCAACGTCAGGACGGTGTACAAATGATTCGTATAAAACTACCTTACGGAAAAGTATTAAGTAACCAACTCCGACGTATTGCTGAGGTATCTGATAAATATTCCAGAAGCAGATTGCATATTACGACGCGTCAAGATATTCAAATTCATTATGTAGATTTAAACAGAACGCCAGAACTTTGGGCAGAATTAGAGCGAGATAATGTCACACTAAGAGAGGCTTGTGGGAACGCAGTTAGAAATGTAACAGCAAGTGAAACTGCAGGAATAGATATTAACGAGCCTTTTGATGTGTCGCCTTATGCTGATGCTGTTTTTAAATTCTTTTTACGTAATCCAATTTGTCAAGAAATGGGTCGGAAATTTAAAGTGTCTTTTTCTGGAACGGATGAAGATACAGGCTTATCATACATGCACGATTTAGGATTTATTGCTAAAATTAAAAATGGAGTTAAAGGTTTTAAGGTGATGCTTGGTGGTGGATTAGGGTCTCAACCAAGACATGCAGATTTATTTTACACTTTCTTAGCTTCTGATAAAATTATTCCTTTAATGGAAGGTGTTTTGAGAGTTTTTGATCGTTATGGTGAGCGTAAGAGTCGTGCGAAAGCGCGATTAAAATTTTTAATCAAAGATATAGGTTTAGAAGCGTTTAAGGTTTTAGTTGAAGAAGAGCAAAATGCAATAGCATTTAAAACGGTTACTATAGACGAAGCAAATTATACGACCTCAATTCCAGTATCGGTTTCAGTTCCAAAGGTTATATTAAAGGATCAAGTTGCTTTTGATTTATGGAAAGCAACTAATGTCATTCCGCAAAAGCAAGACGGCTATTTTGCTATTGGGATTAAAGTGTTATTAGGTGATTTTTATACTGATAAAGCCCGTTTATTAGCAGATTTAGTGGAGCAATATGCAGCAGGTGAAATTAGATTAAGTTTAAGACAAAATATTGTAATCCCATTTGTAAAAGCAGAGTTGCTGACTTTTTTCTATACCGAATTGGAAAAACTAGGATTTACAGAAATTGGTTATAATAAAGCAGTAGATATTACAGCTTGCCCAGGAACGGACACCTGTAATTTAGGGATTTCTAGTAGTACAGGAATTGCTGAAGAATTGGAACGTGTTATAAAAACAGAATATCCTAGTTATTTAGAAAACGAAGATTTAGTGATTAAAATTAGTGGTTGTATGAATGCTTGTGGACAACACAATATGGCAAATATTGGTTTTCAAGGGATGTCTATTCGTACAAAAGATAAATTAGTAGCACCAGCTTTACAAGTGCTTTTAGGAGGTGGTAATTTTGGGAATGGTAATGCTAGTTTTGCTGATAAAGTGGTTAAAGTCCCAAGTAGAAGAGGGCCAGAAGCATTGCGTCGTATTCTTAATGATTACGAAGCTAATGGCAAAGGTTTAGTGTTTTCAGAATATTATAAAGTAAATGGAGAGAAGTATTTCTATGATTTATTAAAAGATTTATCTAATGTCGACAATTTAACGCAAGAGGATTTTATTGATTGGGGTACGGAAGAAGCATATGTCAAAGCTATTGGAATTGGGGAGTGTGCCGGTGTTGTTATCGATTTAATTGCAACATTGTTTCTTGAAAGTGATGAGAAAATTGAAGAAGCAAAACAGTCTTTTGATAACAAAGTGTATTCCGGAGCTATTTATGAAGCGTATCGATCTATGGTTAATTCAGCGAAAGCGATACTAATTTCTGAAGACATAAAAACGAATACACAAGCAGGAATAATCAGTGATTTTGAAACATTGTTTATTGACACTAAAAAAATAGACTTGGAGGTTTCTTTTGCAGATTTAATTTATCAAATAAAAGTGTTTCCTCCAACGGAAGCTTTTGCAGCACGATATATAGAAAATGCAGAACAATTTTTAGAAAAAGTAAGAGGTTTTAGAGAAAAGACAGTGGCTGCTGTATAA
- a CDS encoding phosphoadenosine phosphosulfate reductase family protein, with protein MSLDLDKINKELEGKTPQEIVEWAISVAESPVVTTNFRPYEAAILKITSATKKDIKVIWCDTGYNTPNTYKHAEEVIKILGLNVKLYVPKQTTAHRDVVLGVPSIEDPKHAVFTEQVKLEPFKRAMAEHKPDVWFTNLRKGQTAFRDSIDIVSQDKNGVIKVSPFYNWTDKELDVYLEENNLPNEFKYFDPTKQLENRECGLHA; from the coding sequence ATGAGCTTAGATTTAGATAAAATTAATAAAGAATTAGAAGGTAAAACACCTCAAGAGATTGTGGAGTGGGCTATTAGTGTAGCAGAATCGCCTGTTGTAACCACTAATTTTAGACCTTATGAAGCGGCTATTTTAAAAATAACAAGTGCAACTAAAAAGGACATAAAAGTGATATGGTGCGATACGGGTTATAATACACCAAATACATATAAACATGCAGAAGAGGTGATTAAAATATTAGGCCTTAATGTTAAATTATATGTTCCAAAACAGACTACAGCACATCGCGATGTTGTTTTAGGAGTGCCAAGTATTGAAGATCCTAAGCACGCTGTGTTTACAGAGCAAGTAAAATTAGAACCTTTTAAGCGTGCTATGGCCGAGCATAAGCCAGACGTTTGGTTTACTAATTTACGTAAAGGTCAAACCGCTTTTAGAGATAGCATAGATATTGTATCTCAGGATAAAAACGGGGTTATAAAAGTAAGCCCATTTTATAATTGGACAGATAAAGAGTTAGATGTCTATTTAGAAGAAAATAATTTGCCTAATGAGTTTAAATACTTTGATCCAACAAAACAATTAGAAAATAGAGAGTGTGGATTACATGCTTAA
- the cobA gene encoding uroporphyrinogen-III C-methyltransferase, with protein sequence MIHPKLTVVGAGPGDPDLITLKAIKAIQSADVILYDALVNADLLAYASKTAEIIFVGKRKGCYAYQQSQINQLIIERALRFGHVVRLKGGDPFIFGRGAEELDYAKEYAIEVAVVPGISSSAAVPASQGIPLTKRNASESFWVITGTTKSHEISGDIALAAKSTATIVILMGMSKLSEIVSIFTAEGKADTAVAVIQNGTREDEKVGIGTISTIGAIVEEKQLSSPAIIIIGEVVNQRVDLSSMYEQSNLASKFTLPISA encoded by the coding sequence ATGATACATCCAAAATTAACAGTTGTTGGCGCAGGACCAGGAGATCCAGATTTAATAACACTAAAGGCAATAAAAGCGATACAATCTGCAGATGTTATTTTGTATGATGCGTTGGTCAATGCTGATTTGTTAGCGTATGCTTCAAAAACGGCAGAAATCATTTTTGTAGGAAAACGAAAAGGATGTTATGCCTATCAGCAAAGTCAAATAAATCAATTAATTATTGAACGTGCGCTACGATTTGGTCATGTGGTCCGATTAAAAGGGGGGGACCCATTTATATTTGGGCGTGGTGCAGAAGAACTGGATTATGCTAAGGAATATGCTATAGAAGTGGCAGTGGTGCCTGGTATATCATCATCTGCAGCCGTGCCAGCTTCTCAAGGAATTCCTTTAACAAAACGTAATGCTTCTGAGAGTTTTTGGGTAATTACCGGGACAACCAAATCTCATGAAATTTCAGGGGATATTGCACTAGCAGCAAAATCAACAGCAACAATTGTAATTTTAATGGGCATGAGCAAATTATCAGAAATTGTTTCCATTTTTACAGCAGAAGGTAAAGCTGATACTGCAGTTGCAGTTATTCAGAATGGAACTAGAGAGGATGAGAAAGTTGGCATTGGAACGATTAGTACTATCGGAGCCATTGTTGAAGAAAAACAATTGTCATCCCCAGCAATTATCATTATAGGCGAGGTTGTTAATCAGCGTGTTGATTTATCTTCAATGTACGAGCAATCAAATTTAGCTTCTAAATTTACACTACCTATTTCAGCTTAA
- the cysD gene encoding sulfate adenylyltransferase subunit CysD, translating to MIDTSNINPLENEAIYIMREVAAQFEKPVLLFSGGKDSITLVRLAQKAFYPAKIPFPLMHIDTGHNFPETIEFRDRLVKELGLELIVRDVQDSIDEGKVKEESGRYASRNQLQTTTLLDAIEEFKFDACIGGARRDEEKARAKERIFSVRDDFGQWDEKNQRPELFDMLNGQIELGQNVRVFPISNWTELDVWSYIQKENIEIPSIYFAHTRATFLRDGLIWSADDAVVYRDEEEEVVDRIVRFRTVGDMSCTAAVLSEAADISSVVQEIRESSISERGARIDDKRSEAAMEKRKQQGYF from the coding sequence ATGATAGATACTTCAAATATAAATCCGTTAGAAAACGAAGCCATATACATAATGCGAGAAGTCGCTGCCCAGTTTGAAAAGCCTGTGCTTTTGTTTTCGGGTGGTAAAGATTCCATTACATTAGTGCGTTTAGCTCAAAAGGCGTTTTATCCAGCAAAAATTCCGTTTCCATTAATGCATATAGATACAGGTCATAATTTTCCTGAAACTATTGAATTTAGAGACCGGTTAGTAAAAGAATTAGGTTTAGAGCTTATTGTTAGAGATGTTCAAGATTCTATAGATGAAGGTAAAGTAAAAGAAGAATCTGGCCGTTACGCTAGTAGAAACCAATTGCAAACCACAACACTTTTAGATGCTATCGAGGAGTTTAAATTTGATGCTTGTATTGGTGGTGCCCGTCGTGATGAAGAAAAAGCAAGAGCCAAAGAGCGTATATTTTCTGTCAGAGATGATTTTGGACAGTGGGATGAGAAAAACCAAAGACCAGAATTATTTGATATGTTAAATGGTCAAATTGAATTAGGGCAAAACGTACGTGTTTTTCCTATTTCTAATTGGACAGAGTTAGATGTGTGGTCTTATATTCAGAAAGAAAACATTGAGATTCCTTCTATTTATTTTGCACATACAAGAGCTACTTTTTTAAGAGATGGGTTAATCTGGTCAGCAGATGATGCTGTTGTTTATAGAGATGAGGAAGAAGAGGTTGTAGATAGAATTGTTCGTTTTAGAACGGTAGGAGATATGAGTTGTACGGCAGCAGTATTGTCTGAAGCAGCGGATATATCAAGTGTTGTTCAGGAAATTAGAGAATCTTCTATATCAGAACGAGGTGCAAGGATTGATGATAAACGATCTGAAGCAGCAATGGAAAAACGTAAGCAACAAGGTTATTTTTAG
- a CDS encoding NAD(P)/FAD-dependent oxidoreductase: MIKTDILIIGAGPTGLFTVFEAGLLKLKCHLIDALPQPGGQCSELYPKKPIYDIPGFPEILAGDLTGNLLEQGKQFQPGFTLGERAETIDKQEDGSFIVTTNKGTQHHAPIVAIAGGLGSFEPRKPKLENIEKYEDNGVNYFIKDPELYRDKKVIIAGGGDSALDWAIFLADVASSVTLVHRRNEFRGALDSVEKVQELKLVNKINLITPAEVTALHGVDHIEGITISKEGIESILETDYFIPLFGLSPKLGPIGDWGLEIEKNAIKVNTVDYQTNIPGIFAIGDVNTYEGKLKLILCGFHEATLMCQSAYKILNPGKKFVLKYTTVSGIDGFDGTRKESPKAVVKAIV; encoded by the coding sequence ATGATTAAAACAGATATCTTAATAATTGGAGCGGGACCTACCGGTTTATTTACCGTTTTTGAGGCAGGATTATTGAAATTAAAGTGCCATTTAATTGATGCATTGCCTCAGCCAGGAGGTCAGTGCTCCGAATTATATCCTAAAAAACCTATTTATGATATTCCTGGTTTTCCAGAAATACTAGCAGGAGATTTAACGGGTAATTTATTAGAGCAGGGGAAACAATTTCAGCCAGGATTTACTTTAGGAGAACGTGCCGAAACTATAGATAAACAAGAGGATGGTAGTTTTATTGTAACGACAAATAAAGGGACACAACATCATGCTCCGATTGTAGCTATTGCCGGAGGTCTAGGTAGTTTTGAGCCAAGAAAACCTAAGTTGGAAAATATTGAGAAATACGAAGATAATGGGGTTAATTATTTTATTAAAGATCCAGAATTGTATAGAGATAAAAAAGTGATTATTGCTGGAGGAGGAGATTCGGCACTAGATTGGGCAATCTTTTTAGCGGATGTCGCTTCAAGTGTTACGCTAGTGCATAGAAGAAACGAATTTAGAGGTGCATTAGATTCTGTAGAGAAAGTTCAAGAATTAAAACTCGTAAATAAAATAAACTTAATTACTCCTGCTGAAGTTACAGCGTTACATGGTGTAGATCATATTGAAGGGATTACTATTAGTAAAGAGGGGATAGAATCGATTTTAGAAACGGATTATTTTATACCGCTATTTGGGTTGTCACCAAAATTAGGACCTATTGGAGATTGGGGGTTAGAGATAGAAAAAAATGCAATAAAAGTAAACACTGTAGATTATCAAACAAACATCCCTGGCATCTTTGCTATTGGTGATGTTAATACATATGAAGGGAAATTAAAATTAATTCTTTGTGGATTTCATGAGGCAACACTAATGTGTCAATCGGCTTATAAAATATTAAATCCAGGCAAAAAGTTTGTTTTAAAATATACAACAGTAAGCGGAATAGATGGTTTTGATGGTACGCGTAAAGAGTCTCCAAAAGCAGTTGTAAAAGCTATTGTTTAA
- a CDS encoding bifunctional precorrin-2 dehydrogenase/sirohydrochlorin ferrochelatase: MERNSLYPVFLKVKNLEVLIIGGGNVAEEKLTFLLKSSPDANVTMVSPMFREGTIAVAEKGNVTRVNDTYNVNYLEGKHMVVATTDIPEVNVQVYNDCRAQSKLVNVADNPPYCDFYMGGIVTKGNVKVAISTNGKSPTTAKRLRQFFEDVIPENIDDLVKNLNVYRKTIKGDFEQKVETLNEFTKGLIN, translated from the coding sequence ATGGAAAGAAATAGTTTATATCCCGTTTTTTTAAAGGTAAAAAATCTTGAAGTCCTTATTATTGGTGGTGGTAATGTCGCTGAAGAAAAACTAACATTTTTATTAAAGTCTAGTCCAGATGCTAATGTCACAATGGTGTCCCCGATGTTTAGAGAAGGCACTATTGCGGTTGCTGAAAAGGGGAACGTTACAAGGGTTAACGATACGTATAACGTTAACTATTTAGAAGGAAAACATATGGTGGTGGCCACCACAGATATTCCAGAGGTTAATGTGCAAGTTTATAACGATTGTAGAGCACAAAGCAAATTAGTTAATGTGGCTGATAATCCGCCTTATTGCGACTTTTATATGGGAGGTATAGTCACAAAAGGTAATGTGAAAGTCGCGATTTCGACTAACGGAAAATCACCAACAACAGCAAAACGATTACGTCAGTTTTTTGAAGATGTAATACCAGAAAATATAGATGATTTGGTTAAAAATCTTAATGTCTATCGAAAGACTATAAAAGGAGATTTTGAACAAAAAGTAGAGACTTTAAATGAATTTACTAAAGGTTTAATTAATTAA
- a CDS encoding sulfate adenylyltransferase subunit 1 gives MDVLKIATAGSVDDGKSTLIGRLLYDTKSLTTDKLEAIEKKSKQLGYDYLDFSLATDGLVAEREQGITIDVAHIYFSTAAKSYIIADTPGHVEYTRNMVTGASTSQVAIVLIDARKGVIEQTNRHFFINNLLRIKTVIVAINKMDLVDFSEERYNEIKADFEALMSKRDYQDQSITFIPVSALKGDNVVNKSDNTPWYSGETLLEHLETIDQKDVFNAGTPRFPVQYVIRPKTEDYHDFRGYAGKVYGGELSVGDDVVILPSQTKSKIKEIHFYDQKVQTASRRSSVLITLEDDVNISRGDMIVKANDLPIIDKQFTATISWMDSQNLTAGNKYVIQHGVNKVLAKVDTIHHKINPDYSGIEESIAGLGMNDIATVTFKLNKPVFYDAFKDHRTNGSFIIIDTKSNNTVGAGFIQ, from the coding sequence ATGGACGTTTTAAAAATAGCAACAGCAGGAAGTGTAGATGATGGTAAAAGTACTTTAATCGGAAGATTACTTTACGATACTAAATCACTAACTACAGATAAGTTAGAAGCTATAGAGAAAAAGAGTAAACAACTAGGTTACGATTATCTTGATTTTTCTTTAGCAACGGATGGTTTAGTCGCAGAGAGAGAGCAAGGTATTACAATAGATGTGGCACATATTTATTTTTCGACAGCAGCTAAAAGTTATATTATTGCCGATACACCTGGTCATGTTGAATATACTAGAAATATGGTCACTGGTGCCTCAACATCGCAAGTAGCAATTGTGTTAATAGATGCAAGAAAAGGGGTGATCGAGCAAACTAATCGTCACTTTTTTATCAATAATCTGTTACGCATAAAAACCGTAATTGTAGCGATAAATAAAATGGATTTAGTTGATTTTTCTGAAGAAAGATATAACGAAATCAAAGCTGACTTTGAAGCTTTAATGAGCAAGCGAGATTATCAAGATCAAAGCATTACATTTATTCCAGTTAGTGCGTTAAAAGGAGATAATGTTGTTAATAAATCTGATAATACACCGTGGTATTCAGGAGAAACATTGTTAGAACATTTAGAGACTATTGATCAAAAAGATGTGTTTAATGCTGGGACACCAAGATTTCCTGTGCAATATGTTATTCGTCCAAAAACGGAAGACTATCATGATTTTAGAGGATATGCTGGTAAAGTGTATGGAGGTGAGTTAAGTGTTGGTGATGATGTTGTCATTTTACCATCACAAACTAAATCTAAAATTAAAGAGATTCATTTTTACGATCAAAAAGTACAAACGGCATCACGTCGTTCTTCAGTTTTAATTACGTTAGAGGACGATGTTAATATTAGTCGTGGTGATATGATTGTAAAAGCAAATGATTTACCAATAATAGATAAACAATTTACGGCAACTATTTCTTGGATGGATTCTCAGAATTTAACAGCAGGTAATAAGTATGTTATACAGCATGGTGTTAATAAAGTATTGGCTAAAGTAGATACGATTCACCATAAAATTAATCCAGATTATTCAGGGATAGAGGAGTCTATTGCGGGGTTAGGGATGAATGATATTGCCACTGTGACGTTTAAATTAAACAAACCGGTGTTTTATGATGCTTTTAAAGACCATAGAACAAATGGGTCATTTATTATCATTGATACTAAATCCAATAATACGGTAGGAGCAGGGTTTATTCAATAG